The genomic DNA CGCCCCGACCAGCACGACGACCTCGCCGACCGCTACGGCCAAAGCGTGGTCGAGCGCGCCACCGACGTCGGTAACTGAAACTACGCTCCTCCCCTCAGGGAGGTGAGGTCGGTCACGAATTTCTGCACCCGCGAGCTCAGTCGTCGAGTTCGGCTTTGGGTTGTGCGGTGGCGACCGCGAGTTCGTAGCGGTTCTGGCGCGCGTCGTGGATGCAGACACCCTTCTCGACGGCCTCGATCCGTTCGAGCTGATCGAGCGCGTTGCGCACGGTGCGTCCCGAGAGTCGGGAACGCTGAATGATCTCCTTTTGTGTGAGCGAGGCGTTGTGTTCGAGGACTTTGAACACGAGTTTCGCACTCGGCGAGAGGCCGTCGAGCCGCTCAGCAGTGGGATCACTCATCGTCTCTTCTATGGTCGGACGGGGAATAAACGTATCGGCTATCCGATAATTTGATGGCTGAATTATAAACTCGTCTGACTGGTTCGGCAGCCCGATCGAACGTCTCGTCGATGGTCAGTTGGACGCTCGACCGTTTCGTTCTCGATGGGCGACTAATCGTGGGCGTTGCCAGCCGACGACGCTGCCGCCACACTGTTCTGCCGAATCAGCCTCGGAACGTCGGCCGAATGTTGGTATCGCTCCTCACTGTACTCCTCGACAGTACCGTGTGGCTCATGCCAGTGGCCCGTCTCGAAGCGACCGAGAGCACACGATGACCGACGAATCCGCCGGACGACCTGCCGACCGCTCGTCCACGCAGGACCACGAACCGATGGAAACGCGACTGTTGAGCCTCGCCGAGAGGGGGCGTCGAACCGACGGGCTCGTGCGCGAGCACCCGGAGGTTCTGACGGCCGTGGTAGATGGATTGCTGCAGATCGACACCGCCGTGTTCGTTGGTGAGCACCCCGAAGCCGCCGATCAGCTGCTGGAACTCCTGTGGGACGGGCTGCGTATCGCAGCCGTGGAAGCCGATCTCGACGGACTCTCGTCGCGTGTCACCGTCAGTTTCGTGGCCGATGACTGCTCGCTGGCGGGACACCTCGACATCGACGGAGATGCGGGAACGATCACCGGCGGCACCGATCAAGCCGCGGACAGCGACGTGATCATCTCCGCCCCGGCGGACGTACTCGTCGGGTTGCTCGCGGGCGATCTCGATCCCAAACTAGGGTTCATGCGCGGTCGATTCACGATCGACGGCTCGACCGAGACGGCAATGGCGCTCGTTCCGGTGCTAGATGACCTCTCGGAGCAATTGCCGGTGTGACTGCTACCGGCTTACGTCGATAACGAACACACCGATCACGAGAAGTCCGTCGGTCGTCCCAACCCGAATTCGATTACACTGCTCGCGGTTGCGTCGAACGTTCGTCGATACTGACCAACATCGAACACGTAACGGTTCCGAATCTTTGTCGGACCAAGAGATTCGTGACCGATTCCACCCAGGTTTTCAGATAGAAAAAAGTAGATTTGAGGAGGGTCGCTGGCTGAGGATCTCCGTACAACAATACAGAAGGATATTGTCGTTCTTTGTCTCCTCAGCTATATATCCAGAGATAATTCGGTAATAAGATTGAAAGAGTGGGTTGAGAGCAGAGCGACAAACGTGAAAAGAGATCGCTCAGTACAGTCTTTTCTGTGGGTTGTTGCTTTGATCAAGGAGAAGGGAAGAACAAGGTCGACTATCGTAGAGACGGCCGACTGGTACTCAGATATCCGTCACACGCTGGTACTCGTCGCTGAGTGCGGCGGCGTCCTCGGGGAGGAGCGCCACCACGAGGTACGTGGCGTACTCGCCGAAGTACTCGACCAGCGCTGCGATCCGATCGGAATCGAGCGCTTCGAGCGAGTCGATCACGATGAACGGCAGCGACTCGTGGAGGTCGTGAACCAGATACCCTGCGAGCGCGAAGACGAGTCCCGTGACTTCGCGTTCGCTTTCCGAAAGATGGCCGATCGAGTCCTCGTAGGTCGTACCCTCGTTGGTGCTCCGAATCACGTGGAGGTCGAACACGCCGCGCTCGACTTTCCGGCGACCTTCCCGTACTGTTTGCTCGGTGCGCTCGATCCAGATCCGCTCGATGTTGGCGTAATCGAGCACGCCGAGGATGGTCTCCATGTGGTCGTTGAACTCCTCGACAGCCTCGGCCTCCAGCTGTTCGATCCGGGTACGCAGGTCCGCCAGTTCGGTCTGGAGTTCCTCGCGCCGGTCAGTCAACCGATCGCGTTCGTCGAGGTCTTCTTCCACGCTCGCGATCTCCTCACGAACGTCCTCCAAGTCGCTTTCGAGCCGACCGAGTTCGAACTCGAGCTGATTGGCCTCCTTGTGGTGGTCGAGCAGTTCGCTCTGCTCCTGGCCCTCCAACTCTTCGACTGCCGCCTCGCGCTCGTCGATCGTGTCTTCCAGCGTGCTGCGCTCGTCGGTGAGGTCGTCGAGAGTGGCCTCGCGCTGGGAGATTTCGCGATCGATCTCGTCGAGTTTGCGGTCGACGCGCTCGCGCTGGTCACGATCGCCCCGAAGAGCGTCGCGTCGATCGGTCAGCTCGTCGAGTTCGGCGTCGATCTCGTTGCGCTTCGAGGAGTGCTCGCTCCGGAGTTCGCGGAGGCCGTCGAGCGTGTCGTCGATCGCGTCGCGCTCGACCTCGCTTCCGCAGGTCCAACACACCGTGGTATCCTCGACTAGCTGGTCGGTGAGCGCCTCACCGTCGTCGGAGCGGTTCTGGAGTGCGGCCTGGAGTTCGGGGTTATCGCCTTCGAGAAGCTCTTCGTTGAACTGGAGGATGCGCTGGAGCTGATTGATCGTCGATTCCAGCGACTGCTTGTGATCGCGGAGCCGATCGATTTCGGTTTCGAGCTCGTCGAGGTCGCCCGCGGGCGTCTCGGGTAGTTCGGTCATCGTTGTTTCGAGCTCGTCGCGTTCGTCTTCGAGCGCCTGAATGCTTTCGCGCTCGGTGTCGATCCGATAGCGAACGTCCTCCAGCTCCGAGCGCACTTCCTGGAGCTCGTCGAGAGCATCCTCGAAGGCGTTTTTCTGTTCTCTGGTGTCGTCGACGGTCTGGTCGGCGTCTTCGATCTCGGATTCCTTCGCGTCGAGTTCGGTGCGTTTGTCCTCGATACGGTCTTCGAGACGGGTTTTCTCGGCTTCGAGCTCGGGAAGGCGCGAGTCGAGCGACTCCAACCTGTCGAGTTCGTCGTCGAGGTCGCGTTTCTCGGCCTCCAACTGCTCGATCTCAGCGTTGATCGCGGCAGTGTCCACGGGCCGCATGATGACCTCACGGAGGTCGTCATCGCGCGCAACCGCCTGACGGGCCTCGTTGGATTCGAGCAGAAACGCGAACAGTTCGGCAGCCTCAGTGTCCTCGAGATAGGGGTCACCGTCGAAGACCACTGTACCATTGCGACGTTCGAGCGTCCGAGTGTACGTGTCGTCGCCGAGGGTGAGCTCGACCTCGCCGTGGTCGGCGTCACCCTTGAGCGAAACGCGTTCGCTCCCGAGTGTCGCCATCAACGCCTGCAATAGTGAAGTGCGGTTGGTGGCGTTTCGACCGGTGAGCGACGTCACGCCCGGCGAGAACGTGATTTCGGTGGCGTCGATTCCGCCGACGTTCTCGACGGATAGCTCAGCGTGATCTTCGATAGCTCGTGATTGACTCATCGTACACTGACTCATAGTGGAGGGTATACTAAGTTCTTGTTGCTCGTACCGTCCTTCCCTGTTCTACACCGTCTGGTGTAACAAGATTACTTTTGTTACAGTGGTGGCAGGGCAGTGGTGTGCGCCATCACTGACACTGAGGACTCGCTACCGGAGTCCAACTGATCGACAAAACGTGAGGAGAGTCCGATCCACGAGATCGTTGGTGGTGTTCACGGGTTTCGACACTCGGTCACTGGATTGTCGCAGTTCGTGGTCTACTGGTGGTGTCGTGATAGCCGGTTAGCTAAAAGTATCTGCGCAATTTTTCTCGAGATGATACAGAGTAGTGGAACTCCAGTCATTGGTCGCTCTTGTTAATCTGGAACCGAGAATGGTCGGTTCTTCCCGTTCTAAACCCGTGATTTTGGTGTTTCTCAATAACGATATAACAACCTGGGTATTGTCGATTGGATCGAGGTATTCTCTCGGTTGAAGGCACACCGAGGAGCCCTCAGAAAATAGAGTTGTTTGAGAATTCAGTCTGATACCGACTATAAATTGACTCTTCTGTATAGATATCACAGATTTCTACGGCATAGCGATTGTGTTCTCTTTATGATAGAAATGTCTAGACGAGAGCCAAAAGTGAGAATTTGATTTTGAGTTGGTCTAACTCGTGAGCGTATCTCCGTGGCCGTAGTCGTCACCCACGAGGACAACCGCGATGGCGAGCACTTCTGCTGTCAGAAGTGCGGCTACGAGGTCAATGCGGACTACAATGCGGCGAAGAACGTCGGGCTACGGTATGCCCGGAAGCGCATACACAGTCTGCGTTCCGCGCCCACGTCGCGGAACGCAGACGCACCCGTAGATGTGTGTATACATGGTGGGACGTTGAACGGCGACGGTCCCCGGTCTTTTGCCGGAGACTGATCGCCGGGAGTCCACATCAAAGCCCCTCCCTCAACGAGCGAGGTTAGTTATGACCGAGCGAAGTAGGGAGGGGTCATTTACGAAGCTACGGTTCGGTTTGACATCCTCCCACGACTCAAGTCGTGGGATTCCCTCGCTCGGGGTCGGGCCGTCCGACCCGTCGGAGAGTCTTTTGCTGGTTCGTGCGAACCACGTCGGGACTTTCACGAGGGCGTGGCAACCCCGAACGACGCCGTTCCGGCGTCGTTCGTCCCGCTTGTGGCACACAGGCCGTGCCATCGGCCCGACTGCCATCGAAGCCACTTCGGCAGTCCCCGACCGGGTAGGTTTACTGTTTTTTGTTGACGGGGTACGCCAATTCAACCCCACTTTTCCCGTTCGAGTTGATCGTGTAAACGACCCTAGAGAGCCTAAGTCTTGTGGTTTCGGCAGTTGCGAAGGGCCACGGTACGGCCTACCGCTTAGACCCACGGCTGAAGTCGTGGGCTTCCGCTTACTCTCTGTCAGTAGCGAAGCTTCGTGCAGCGTCAAGGACGAGCGAGAGCGACTGCTCGACCGCCGATTGCTGTTCGGCCGACGGCCACGCGTTGCGGACGAAGTACTCCTGGCGGAACTCACGGCGCTCGGCCTCGGTCGCCGTCTCGATCCGGCGGGCGTAGTGGTTGCTCATGAAATCGGCGAACGCACGGGCGTTCGCGGCGTGAACGTCGCCGTGGCGTTCGGCGACGCGGGCGACCACGCGGTCGTTGTGAGCCGCGACGTGGAGCCAGTCGTCGGGATCGCCCGGTCCCGAGAGCCGGCGTTCGACCGCACGGTCGGTGTCGTCGATTCGGTCGGTCCGGACCGTTCCGTCGTCGATCCACTCGTCGGGATAGCAGACGAGCACCGCGTTCGTGTCGTCCTCACGGACGCGTGCGGTGAAGCCGTAGTCGGCGAGCACGGACGCGCGTTCTTCGCGGCACGCCTCACGCTCATCGCCGTCGGTCGCCGCGCGCGCGAGTCGAGTGAGTCGTTCGGCCTCGTCGACGACCGCGGTGGGGAGCTCACTCATCCTCGAACGCCTCGTTGGCGAGTCCGTCGGCACGATCGTTCGCCTCGCGCGGGACGTGTTCGATCGACCAGTCGTCGAACCCATCGAGGAGTTCGCGGACCCGAACCCGGCGCTCGCGGAGCGCGGGTTCGTTGGTGTTCCACGCCCCCCGGACCTGTTCGACGACGAGCTGGGAGTCGCCGCGGACGTCGGCCGTACCGAAGTCGTACTCGCGCGCGACCCCGAGTACTCGAAGGAGAGCCTCGTACTCCGCACGATTGTTGGTGGTGTCGTCGATGCGCTCGCTGCCCTCGTCGACGATCCCCTCGCTCGTGACGATGACCCACCCGATCGCCGCCGGTCCGGGGTTGCCGCGCGACGCGCCGTCGAAATAGCAGTGTGCGCGTCCGCCAGTCTCCCGGAGCAGCGCCGCGAGGCGGGTGGGATCGCTCCCCTGAATCACGACCTTCCCCTCGTAGGCGACCGCCGTCGCGCCGTCGCGCTCGGCGCGCCAGCGTTCGTGGTCGGTGTTGCCAGGCTCGATCGCTACGCCGGCGGCCGTCAGGCGTTCGCGGGCGTTGTCCACGTCGCACTCGATGACCGGCATTCGTCGAAACTCGCCGAGTGCAGCGGATAGCGTTTCCGGTTACGACGAGCAATCGTCGCGATTCGCCGGGGAGGAGCGATCGGTTCGCCCCCTCCCAAGGGTTTATGTCCTCGCACGATACTACTATAAAAGTGCAATGACACGGTCCACTCGTCAACGGGAGCGGCAGGCCGAGACCGAACACGAGGCGGACGAACGGGAGGGGGAGACGGAGGGGGTACGAAGCTGTCCCGAATGTGATTCTGAAAACTTAGTCAAAAGCGCCGACCGCGGAGAACTGGTCTGTGACGACTGCGGTCTCGTCGTCGAGGAGGAGAACATCGATCCCGGTCCGGAGTGGCGCGCGTTCAACCACGCCGAACGCCAGCAGAAATCCCGCGTGGGTGCGCCGACGACCCAGACGATGCACGACAAGGGGCTGACGACGACCATCGACTGGAAGGACAAGGACGCCTACGGCCGGTCTATCTCTTCGAAGAAACGCTCACAGATGCACCGGCTCCGAAAGTGGCAAGAGCGCATCCGGACCAAGGACGCCGGCGAGCGCAACCTCCAGTTCGCCCTCTCGGAAATCGACCGGATGGCGAGTGCACTCGGCGTTCCCCGCTCGGTACGCGAGGTCGCCTCCGTCATCTACCGGCGCGCACTCTCGGACGACCTCATTCGCGGGCGCTCGATCGAGGGCGTTGCGACCTCGGCGCTGTACGCTGCCTGTCGAAAGGAAGGCATCCCCCGAAGTCTCGAAGAGATCTCGGAAGTATCGCGCGTGAATCGCAAGGAGATCGGCCGCACGTATCGCTATATCTCCCAAGAACTCGGGCTCGAAATGCGTCCCGTCGATCCGAAAAAGTACGTTCCGCGCTTCTGTTCCGAACTCACCCTCTCCGAAGAAGTCCAGTCGAAAGCCAACGACATTATCGAGACCACCGCCGAGAAGGGATTGCTCTCGGGGAAATCCCCCACTGGGTACGCTGCCGCAGCGATCTACGCCGCCTCGCTGCTCTGCAACGAGAAGAAGACCCAGCGCGAGGTCGCGGACGTCGCCCAAGTGACCGAAGTCACCATCCGGAACCGGTATCAGGAGCAGATCGAGGCGATGGGGATTCACGGGTAGGACATCGCGTTTCCGAACAGTTTCGCCGAGCGGCGGGAGTTTAAATCGACACAGCCCCTCCCTTCTATCGATGCGGCTCGATGAGTACTTCGAGGAGATCGAGCGCGATGAGGCTGCAGAGCGCCGCGAGCTGGTGAAGGAGAAGTCCTACGCGATCACCGACTACCTCGAAGACGTCGAGCACGAGTTCGACCGCCGCGTGTCCGACGACGCGCTGCTCGGCTCCACGTCGCCGACGATCTTCGTCGGCCGGTCGTCGTACCCGAACGTCTCGACGGGGGTCCTCTCGCCGGTCGGCAACGAGGAGCGCGCCGCCGACTTCGAAACCGGCGGGCACTGGTACGATCGTGGGTTCTCGATCGAGGACGTGTTCCAGCACCGGACTGGGCTCGTGAACTCGACCCAGCGCGCCGAGGTGAGCAACGTCGCCGACGCGTGGAACGGGTTTCTGGGCACCCAGCGCGAGGTCGCGATCGCCGATCGGCCTGTCGATGTCGAGATCGGTCTCGACGGTCCACTCGACGTCGATTTCGAGGTCTCCGAGCAGGACGTCTCCTCGCCGACCGGGCCGCGTACTCGGGCGGAAAGCGCGACGCTAACCGAGAACCCCCACGTCCCGCAGCCGGTGAAAAAGACCCTCGAAGACGACGACTGGCGCGCGGCGGGCGCGATGAACTACCTCTACAACCGAGGGTTCGACGTCTACGACATCAACACCATCCTGTCTGCTGGCGCGCTCGGACAAGGTGCGAACCGACGGCTCGTCCCCACGCGGTGGTCGATCACCGCGGTCGACGACACTGTCGGGAAGTTTCTCAGGGGTGGACTCCGGAACGCAACCGCGGTCGACAAGACCGAGGTGTACTACAACGAATATTTGGGAAACAGGTTCTGGATCGTGCTCGCGCCGGGCAACTGGGAGTTCGAGCTGGTGGAGTTCAAAGCCCCCGGCAGCGTCTGGAACCCCGATCCCGATCGGGGGATGTGGATCGCCGCCGACCGCGAGGGCTACGACGGCCGGACCTCATATGTGGAGGAGACCGCGGGCGCGTACTACGCCGCGCGCCTCGGCGTGCTTGAACATCTCGACGAGCGCGACCGCCAGGCCTCGGTGCTGGTCTGTCGGCACGTCACGCCCGACTACTGGGGACCCACCGGCGTCTGGCAGGTGCGCGAATCCGTTAGGAACGCCTTCGGGGACGAACCAGGCACGGCCCAGTCGTTCGGGGCGGCGCTCCGGGAGCTCGCTCCGCGACTGCCCGTCTCGCTCGCGCGCCTCCGTCGGAAGTCCTCGATGGCGGCGGGCGTCCAGTCCCAGCTGGCGGAGTTCGGGTGAGCGTGGGTGGCCGTCGCTGATCGGTTGGTGCCGCCGATGGTCGGTCGCCATACGAGTGTACTGCAGTGGTGGGGTTTTTGCGTCCCGCCGCCCGACGATCCCATATGAGCACGACGGTCCGGACGGGCGGGGCGCGCGGCCGACTTCGCGCCGTTGGTGTCGGCGCGGCGATCACCGTAGCAGCCTTTCTGGCGGCGGTGCCGCTCGGCTTCGTGGTGGGAAACGCCGCCGGGCTGCTCGGCATCGAGTTCTCGCTCACGGCCGGGTTCGTCCTGAGCACGATCCTCCTGCAAGGCGTCGCCTTCCCACTGACCGCGTTCGGCTATCTCCGGTTGCGCGGGCTGTCCGTTTCGTTCGTGAAGGCACGCC from Halococcus saccharolyticus DSM 5350 includes the following:
- a CDS encoding MarR family transcriptional regulator, yielding MSDPTAERLDGLSPSAKLVFKVLEHNASLTQKEIIQRSRLSGRTVRNALDQLERIEAVEKGVCIHDARQNRYELAVATAQPKAELDD
- a CDS encoding transcription initiation factor IIB, which encodes MTRSTRQRERQAETEHEADEREGETEGVRSCPECDSENLVKSADRGELVCDDCGLVVEEENIDPGPEWRAFNHAERQQKSRVGAPTTQTMHDKGLTTTIDWKDKDAYGRSISSKKRSQMHRLRKWQERIRTKDAGERNLQFALSEIDRMASALGVPRSVREVASVIYRRALSDDLIRGRSIEGVATSALYAACRKEGIPRSLEEISEVSRVNRKEIGRTYRYISQELGLEMRPVDPKKYVPRFCSELTLSEEVQSKANDIIETTAEKGLLSGKSPTGYAAAAIYAASLLCNEKKTQREVADVAQVTEVTIRNRYQEQIEAMGIHG
- a CDS encoding DUF7108 family protein; the encoded protein is MSELPTAVVDEAERLTRLARAATDGDEREACREERASVLADYGFTARVREDDTNAVLVCYPDEWIDDGTVRTDRIDDTDRAVERRLSGPGDPDDWLHVAAHNDRVVARVAERHGDVHAANARAFADFMSNHYARRIETATEAERREFRQEYFVRNAWPSAEQQSAVEQSLSLVLDAARSFATDRE
- a CDS encoding SCP2 sterol-binding domain-containing protein, with protein sequence MTDESAGRPADRSSTQDHEPMETRLLSLAERGRRTDGLVREHPEVLTAVVDGLLQIDTAVFVGEHPEAADQLLELLWDGLRIAAVEADLDGLSSRVTVSFVADDCSLAGHLDIDGDAGTITGGTDQAADSDVIISAPADVLVGLLAGDLDPKLGFMRGRFTIDGSTETAMALVPVLDDLSEQLPV
- a CDS encoding archaea-specific SMC-related protein, which encodes MSQSRAIEDHAELSVENVGGIDATEITFSPGVTSLTGRNATNRTSLLQALMATLGSERVSLKGDADHGEVELTLGDDTYTRTLERRNGTVVFDGDPYLEDTEAAELFAFLLESNEARQAVARDDDLREVIMRPVDTAAINAEIEQLEAEKRDLDDELDRLESLDSRLPELEAEKTRLEDRIEDKRTELDAKESEIEDADQTVDDTREQKNAFEDALDELQEVRSELEDVRYRIDTERESIQALEDERDELETTMTELPETPAGDLDELETEIDRLRDHKQSLESTINQLQRILQFNEELLEGDNPELQAALQNRSDDGEALTDQLVEDTTVCWTCGSEVERDAIDDTLDGLRELRSEHSSKRNEIDAELDELTDRRDALRGDRDQRERVDRKLDEIDREISQREATLDDLTDERSTLEDTIDEREAAVEELEGQEQSELLDHHKEANQLEFELGRLESDLEDVREEIASVEEDLDERDRLTDRREELQTELADLRTRIEQLEAEAVEEFNDHMETILGVLDYANIERIWIERTEQTVREGRRKVERGVFDLHVIRSTNEGTTYEDSIGHLSESEREVTGLVFALAGYLVHDLHESLPFIVIDSLEALDSDRIAALVEYFGEYATYLVVALLPEDAAALSDEYQRVTDI
- the nreA gene encoding DNA repair protein NreA, which encodes MRLDEYFEEIERDEAAERRELVKEKSYAITDYLEDVEHEFDRRVSDDALLGSTSPTIFVGRSSYPNVSTGVLSPVGNEERAADFETGGHWYDRGFSIEDVFQHRTGLVNSTQRAEVSNVADAWNGFLGTQREVAIADRPVDVEIGLDGPLDVDFEVSEQDVSSPTGPRTRAESATLTENPHVPQPVKKTLEDDDWRAAGAMNYLYNRGFDVYDINTILSAGALGQGANRRLVPTRWSITAVDDTVGKFLRGGLRNATAVDKTEVYYNEYLGNRFWIVLAPGNWEFELVEFKAPGSVWNPDPDRGMWIAADREGYDGRTSYVEETAGAYYAARLGVLEHLDERDRQASVLVCRHVTPDYWGPTGVWQVRESVRNAFGDEPGTAQSFGAALRELAPRLPVSLARLRRKSSMAAGVQSQLAEFG
- the rnhA gene encoding ribonuclease HI — encoded protein: MPVIECDVDNARERLTAAGVAIEPGNTDHERWRAERDGATAVAYEGKVVIQGSDPTRLAALLRETGGRAHCYFDGASRGNPGPAAIGWVIVTSEGIVDEGSERIDDTTNNRAEYEALLRVLGVAREYDFGTADVRGDSQLVVEQVRGAWNTNEPALRERRVRVRELLDGFDDWSIEHVPREANDRADGLANEAFEDE